CTAGGAATTGAACCCTCAACCTCACAATGAAAAAACAACCCCTGAACCAGTGAGCCATCCAATCATTTGTGATCATGGGttcctttatttaatatttactatatttttaaaactatacAAATGAGTTTTGTGGGATGACCACGAGTTCGAGTGATCCATTTTTAACCCTTAAATTCACCCCTGGTTGCATGTTTAAGCCAAGTTAAggatcatgtttatgtattgcctatatacatatattgcAAGAATTGGTGCCATTTCATATTTACTCAATCATCAAAAAATTATGTAAGTTATGTTTCATTGAATCATTGTGCATATTGTGTTTGTCAACAAACAGGCAAATCGACCGGAGGCTCTTCTAATGATTCCAATTCACTAACTCCATTTTCCACCAGGAATGACATGGCCAAACCCCATGTAATATGAACATCCAGGTGACAATGCATTAACCAGACTcctatttaacaaaaaaaaagtgttaagtCCAAAAGctcaataaaaaagaatttttatgtTATGTATGCGGATAGTATAAGGATGTTTTACGCTATCAGTGTAATTTAATCTATTATAGCATGTTCGTTGGAGTAACATTTTATCAAATTATCAATTACTCTACATAAACTTATTTTGTAAGaatataaatgttttttttctcaCCTGGATTGTTAGCAACAAATCTGATAACTGACCATCCATTGACAGGTACACTTGCCGTGTTTCGGGTAGGTGGATCAACAAGGTTGAATTTAGCTGTATCAGTTTGAGGATTAAAGTTCCCAAAGCCCTCCGCGATAATGTAAAAATCATATCCATGAAGATGGATTGGGTGATTTTCACCTGTGACGATGCTTGTTCCTTGTAAAACAACTTGCACTCTTGCCCCATATTTTAGCTTGTAAACTTTAGTTCCTCGAACAGGTTGCCAGAGTGATCGACTTACATTACCAGTGTAATCGAATTTCACAGGTGGAACTGCTGGGAAATCAGTTGAGAAAACTCCAGGTATCCCTTGGTGATGTGCTTGCAGAATGGAAAAATTGGGTGGTAGCACAAAAGACATATTGTTCATACTGGCGGTGAATCGAGTTCCATTTGGACCTTGACAACTCGTGGAGCTTGAACCTGGTTAGAAATAAAGGTTAAATGTTACAAAGTAGATCAAGTTCTTCGTTCACTCGTCTTTCTAGAATATTTAGTAGTATAGTACTAATAAGTTAAATCTCATCCATCCCATCACACCCCTTGGTGAGTGATGTAGTAGCGATATACACGTGAGTATAATGTGTCATTTTGTTAAAGTAAAGTCTTTCATTATAATATAGAAGTGTGTTTTATAggtttattatcattttcatCCTCTTTGTGTCTTATAGATATATAACTAACTTTATGAAGAGATTATTTTTATAGTCCAACACACCTCTAGGGCAGTTGTTGAGTCCTAGTCCAACAGTGAAGAACAAATTTTCGTCAATTTCAGTTGGCACGTCCACTTGTCTTGGGCTTCTGAAACTAGTTGAGAAGGTTGTGGCAGTGGCAGTGTCATTAAATGCTGGTAAAGATGGAAAAATTGGATTGATGTTGATGCCCTGAACAGAACAAGGAGTATCATTGTATTCAAGAATAGCTGTGGAAGTGGAAGTGGTGTTGTCAAAAGGTCCTTGAGCACTTGCGTAAGCTCGTACAGCTATGTAGTATCTGCCTGGTGGTTGATTACCATCGATTAGGACATCAGTAGTCTGGCCAGGACCTAGCATAAGCACTGATGTAGTGAAGGGTTGAACATAAGAAGCGTCTGCTGCAACAACTGTTAG
The sequence above is drawn from the Solanum stenotomum isolate F172 unplaced genomic scaffold, ASM1918654v1 scaffold9535, whole genome shotgun sequence genome and encodes:
- the LOC125853097 gene encoding laccase-5-like, translating into MGAFDLWDTTVVIVDSGETNLLRVINAALNQALFFAVANHKLTVVAADASYVQPFTTSVLMLGPGQTTDVLIDGNQPPGRYYIAVRAYASAQGPFDNTTSTSTAILEYNDTPCSVQGININPIFPSLPAFNDTATATTFSTSFRSPRQVDVPTEIDENLFFTVGLGLNNCPRGSSSTSCQGPNGTRFTASMNNMSFVLPPNFSILQAHHQGIPGVFSTDFPAVPPVKFDYTGNVSRSLWQPVRGTKVYKLKYGARVQVVLQGTSIVTGENHPIHLHGYDFYIIAEGFGNFNPQTDTAKFNLVDPPTRNTASVPVNGWSVIRFVANNPGVWLMHCHLDVHITWGLAMSFLVENGVSELESLEEPPVDLPVC